CGGTCCACACTGCTGCTTGTCACCGAACTGCAGGTTGCCGTTCGGCTTGAGCGTGCTGGTGGCAGTCCCCGCGGCACCTGGGCACTCGGCCGCCGACGCCATCGGTCCCGCCGAGAGACTGGACTGCGAGCTGGTAAAGTAACCAGACACACGGTGCACCGACAGCCCCACCGTTTGGCTCATCAGCATCAGCTGATGCTGGATGCTCGAGCGCCGACTGTTCGAGCGGATACCGGAGTCCTTTCGGGAGGTGGCTGATGGGGATAGGCTAGCTCCGTCCGCACCAAGCAGCCGTGCGCTCGGACAAACGACGACCGAGCCGTGCCgcacgtgctgctgctggtggtcgGCGTTGCATGCGGCGTACGTATGCGGTGCGTTGGTGATGGTGGAGCTGCGTGGTCGCCCTAGGGTGCCCCCGGCGCTGCCCGCCGCCAGCTCGTGGATGATCGACGAGCGATCGGCCTGCTGCGAGCGGTAGCTTCCGGTACGAGCGAACGGGGAAATGTCGCTGCGCGATTGCGAAATGTACGAGCGCACATCGATAATCTCGTCGAACATCGAGCTCTGACTAGCGTGCGTCAGATCCTGGCCTTGGCATGCGGCCTTTGCGCCCCCACCGCCACGGCTGATGCTTCCACTGGAGCAGGTCGCACCAGTCGTGGCCGACGCGCTGCCATTCGATACGTCCAACGTGTAGCAGCTGGGTCGAGGCGTAACGATCACGATCGGCACGTGTTGATAGCACTGCTCGCCACCGCATGGCACACCGCCACCCTCGTCACAGCTCTTACTAGTACTATCACAGATTCTGCCACCCTCCGCCGTCTCCGGCGTGCTACCGTTCGGCGCTACCGCTGGTTCCGAGCGCTTCAGTAGTCGCCCGACCCGCCACTGGTGGAACCGGTCGGTCGCGGATGTTGCCGCCGACGATACCGGACCATTTTCCCCCTTCCCGCGACCACGCTCGCTCAGCAACGTCAGAGTAGTGGTCGATGGAGGAGCCACTGGATGCAGATGGggatgatgctgatgttgATGGCAGACGCAAACGCCACCATCTACCGATGCCACCGATCGTCTCGGGCTGAGCTGCGCCCGGGCCGGCGCTCCGGCCTGCAGGCGTTGGGTGGCCGAATCGCCCGGATCCACCATTTCGTCGTCGGAATCAAAACCATTCGAGATCGATTTGgcactgatgatgatttttggTTTCTCCACCGCACCACCACTGCTTCCGGCAATATCCACcgctcctccaccaccaccaccggaccCTCGTGCATGGTTCAACAGGCGCGTACCGTCGCCCTTGACGGCCGACTTGATAAATTTCGTCATCTTGCTCAACGACGCGATGCGGGGCCGCGGCGTCGAAACAGGCGAGGCATGCagggaggagaaaaagatTGGCCCGGCAGGAGACGCCGGTGGCACGGCGGGCTGGATGGCGGACAGGTTGGTGGCGCTGCGCGAAAGGCAGGAGCTGTCCTGGTGCTCCTCGCTACTCGGGTACGGCGGCTCATCGATGGGTGACGCAGCCAGCAGGTTCATATCGGTCGGCAGACCAATGCTCGACAGTCCCTCCGTGACCGACCCGATCAGGTCGGCCTTCTTGCCGAGCACAAAGTACGTTCTATGACCTGCGGAGAACAATAGATCGCAGGTTTTTAGTTCATTTTCAACTGTTGCCCAAAAatagaagaagaataaaacatGTTGAACCAAATTAAATGTAGTTGAATGGTctgtttccttccattttgCAATATTTGCGAGCTTCAAATGTGAAATTCATGGTAGGTTTTACATACGCTGGAAAATGTTACCTCTTTATATGTATACCACTTTAGAAAAactaattgtttttttcaggGAGTGTTACTCATCAATTTTCGAGTAAACATTATTAGAAACAActcaaattgtttttgttaaggAAGCACAAGATGAGTTGTATGCTAATGTAAAATCAAAAACTGTCAGTAAAAGAATACAGAAAGAAAGGACTGAGGATCAAAATTCGTTATATAAAGGTGGAAGTTATAATCCTACCACCGTTATGAGAAATTAGTTGCACACATTGGTTTATACATACCGTCCACTTCTTCCCCTTCCTCAATAAAGTACGAATCACCGAGAAAACCGCACGTTTCTTCTGACACATGCACCTGGTCGGGCTTCCCGCTAGATTCCATGCTGGAAAAGAGTGTGTGAGAAAAGAAAGGTATTACAACTCGTCGATCTGCGCTCTGCAAGGGTAACCTTCGATCGCTTACCGATTTGCGAGCGTTACATCGTTGCTCCACACGTCGAACTTGACCCGCTTGGTGCCAACGATACCGCACAGCACCGTCCCGGTGTGGACGCCGACGCGCATCTTGATGCCCTCATGACGCTGCGCGTCAAACACACGGATCGACTCGATCATGCCGAGGcccatctccacgcagcagaTCGCGTGGTCCGGCCGCGGCTCGGGACACCCGGACACGCAGTAGTAGCAATCGCCGAGGGTGGAAATCTTTTCGCAGCCATTCATCAGGCACAGGTCGTCGAACCGCTCGAACAGGTCGTTTAGAATTTCCACCAGTTGCTCGGCCGTCTTCGTCGAGGACATGCGCGTAAAGCCGACGATATCCGCGAACAGTATGCTCACGTTCTCCATCCGGTTCATGTGGAACGGCCGGAACAGCGACTTCAGATCGGAGGGTGTGGTGCGCCGGGCGGCCGCGGCCGCCGCCGAGTACGGCTGATCGAAGCTGGTGCCGCCCCCCTTCGGAACGCTGCCACTCTCCTTCAGCAGCAGGTCGGCCACCTTCGGCGGCATCATCGAGTGGATCATCTTCTCCTTCAGCTGCTTCTCCATCTCGAGCTGACGGCGCACCAGCAGATTCTGGCCAACCTTCATGAACGTGCCGCGCATCCGCACGACCGTCATGATCAGTATCTGGATGCCGATCAGGTGTACGCACAGCTGTATCAGCACCCGTATGAGCATGATCTTGTAAACGAACGTGTCCGTGGTCTGACCGTGCTCGCCCAGCGTCGCGCCAGTTCCGAGCGCGACCTCCGATTCCTCCACTAGCCGTGCGGCGGTTTGTGCAGCCGAGCCCAGCAGTGGCGACCCGTTCGGGCGCGAGTTGTAGTCGTAGTGCGTCTGGTGGAGAAACGAGAGCACCTCGAAGCAAACGGAGTAGGTCATCGTGATCGTGCAGCAGAGCCACAGCGGCAGCGGTATGATGGTGTAGATGAGCATGACGATCTCGATGCAGATGGAAAAGTGGCCGAGCGGGCTGAGCGCTTCGcgcgtcagcagcagcagaaagaGTGAGAACATGCACAGCAGAACGGCGCAAAAGGAGGAGATCAGGTTGGTGTGCGCCCGGTAGAGGTCGGTGCCGGTCAGCCAGAGGCCGGCGAGCGCGAACAGGAAAATCACGCCGATCGCGACCGTCAGCAGCGTGAAGCTGGTCGGGCCACCGTCAAGCAGGAAGTACAGCAGCCACACGAGCGAGCAGAGCAGGATGTAGAACAGTGCGAAGCTGGAAGAAGCAGAACGACATGCATCAAGCAACGACATGCGAAGAGCTCACTATGATGTTATTATATTATCTTCGTGTGCCTCGATaaggatcgaaaaaaaaaacgtttcactACGTAGAGTACTACTGCGAGTGCAAACCATCGGCCCTCCATTTATCATCCTTAAGATCCCAACGAGCTGTAAACGAACGTGTTCGATGACATTCAATCACCCAAGGAGGTAAACTTGCTTacaattaaacacttgatTATTTCGTATACTTGTACGTACTAAGGCAGCGAAGTCAACTGTTGCTTCTGCAAGAGTATTTTGTTCAGTTACTCGCAGCTTCTGAGTCGGTGGTGTTAAACGGTGTGGTGATGTGTATGAAGATACGAATGCGATAGGGAAAACGGTCTAGGATAATGCTGGATGATCGGCTTGGAAATTGAAAGGCCTTTAACGGCTTCaaatacgaaaacaaaagcagAAGTACACATCATCTTTTGATATTTCTTCATTCTCTAGGACAACATAAAAGTCTTCGCTGAAACCTGCCAATTGAATACAGCCGGGAGAGGCCAGAGGATGTCGTTTGTAAAAGGTCAGCTCGTTGGGTGGGAACAGATGTAGCCTTTTCCTGGCAGTCGCACTCACTAGTGCCAGTCATCGCTGGATGGCATCAAGCTTTAGCTTACCGAAATTTCAACCGTAGCTGCGGAAACACGCTGGCCTGGTACTGGCCCTCTAGGACGGGCGAGTCGAAGCGCGGATCGAACCAGGAACGTGGCGCAGCCCGCTCGAACGCAACCGGCAGCATCACGCTGCAGCACGAATGGCGCCGCCCGGTTTGGCTCAGATACGACTGTATGTATGGTGCTAGTGAGATCTGGATGTCCTCGACCGAACCTTTTTGGCTTTCGGTCAGCACCGGGGGCATAGTGGTAAACGAGGTCGACGTGCGATAGTTGGATCCCGCCTGCTTGGTAATATAGAACGAAATAAAGAAAGTagaaattagaaaaataaaaacctagcTTCAGTAATAAGCACTAGGCAAGATATGCAATTCCAATCAATTCATTATCAGCTCGACACAAAAAATGAAGACAGTACTCTGTCTGAAGAGGAAAAAGAGCTAGCACGTCCCTTTTGcatataaaacgaaaaaaaaatggaaacagcGGTTTCCGGCGTGAACCGTCCCTTCAGAGTACCATCCCTGCAACACCTCTTGGCAATCcagcaaaacaatttccaaCAATGTAACGCACGCTAGGAGAACTCGAACTCGAACACACAAGCAACCCAACGCGCCGCATCACGTATCAGATCGTCCAGAGATGATGCCGCAGAACGATGCCGCTAGTGGACGATATCTTTTCGCGGCTTCAGTTAATTTTATCTTCCCCTCTCCCACAACagctatacacacacacacgcacactctcCACCCCGCCATGAAATTGATTACACCAAGCTTGGCAAATGCGCGCAGCCAGTAAGTGGTGACGGTCGCAAGAGCGCACGGGGTTTCGGTTGTGTCATCAAGATAAGGTGCAATTTTACTTTCGTCTCTTCTAGCTCCTCAAGGGGTGGCAGGGGATGGGGGAGGGGGCAGAGAGAACTAAGGCCTCGCACTTACACTGCCAACGTCACCGGCCGGGAAGTCGCGCTGAGTGCCGGGTTCCCGCTTCGTCTGCAGCTACCGTCTGTCACCGTCGACGATTAGGAACTGCTGTGCCGTGCGAGATGATAGGCCCGGTCCCTCGGATCGGATGCACTTGAACGACCCCCCCTCCAAGCTGCGCCCCtcaatgatggtgatggttatCGCATAGTTTCCAACATGGagcacacatacgcacaaggcgaataaaaaaatgaaccctAGAATTTTTCGATGCCAAGATCTGGAGCGGACAACCTCCCGTTACGCGAAGGGAGGTACGGTATCTGCAATGTCTTCAATGCCACCTTACGGCCCACACTCTCCCGGCCTGTCTCGTTGCCATTAATAGACGCTAAAACCATCAGCACGCGCACCGTGATTGACTCTAAAAGATACACCACCAGTGCATTATCTTTGTCGATTTGGTTAGTTTTTGCAAGCGCGTCTCCTCTGCCATACTCCCATCGATCTGCCGACGATTCGAACTGTGTCGGGCGCATCGGCAACGAAAAATCGGCACCAACCAATTGGATTGTTTGTCTTCCAGTTTGTCGCGGATGTCATGCGGAACCGATAGGGCAATTTCGGTTTGAAGAAAGCATACAAACGGGGGGGCAGGAAAGGAAACCACGCTCAGGACGACCAGATCAGGCTGCGTGCGCTACCAGTGATTATTGGCAGATGATTAGCACCACCGGCCCGAAGAATGGCACCAGACGGTGACGTTGACGACAGCGGCGTGcagatgatgacgacgatgactaGCAATGCGCGATCGTACAGGCCAGTGGTAACCCGGTGCCGGTGAAATTGATCCGTTTATCACGATCCGTGGTCGCAATTATTTATACACATAACGTTCGCTGAACGGGTGCGCTACTTACATCCGACATTGTGATGGCAATTTGATGCTTGATGTGGAGTTCTTCGGCAAGAATCGAATGGGACTACGGGCGTCCCTTCCGGCCTCTGCGCGACTTGGACGGTACTGGATCGAGTACACAACACACCGATGTTGGTGATTACGAATTTGATTTTCGCTCCCGTTCCTTCGCCAAACCCAATCCAGTATCGGAATGCAGTGTATTGTTTAGAAAACCACTAGCAAAAACGTTTCTCTCTCgtgatgttgttgatgatgatgatgatgatgatggcggtggtagtggtggtgatgatggtgttgctcctgctgctgcttcagATTCTTCGTCCAGCATAGATGCCACGATTCTGACATGGTGATGTAATGTTTCGGAGGCCTGAAAGTGACAAagacaaaattaaacaacaagtCAAATCTATTGGCTTTTTGGGGGCAACCTGGCGTTACAATTCCTGTGACGAATAGcgacaaataataataataataataataataataaacccGCCGAACCCACACCGAACCAAGACTGCAAGAACGAAGATTGGTGGATTTATCACACATAGGTatcgaaaattaaattaggAGAGCCGCGGACcgcaaaataaagaaaagaagttACACACCCCAACCCGAACACTCGTACCGCCTACGAGGGAATTTGGAAAAGCATCACATGGCTGAAAAAGCTGCTTCGCTGGCCCAGCAACGCGCGGATGCCGAAACGAGACACCCGAACCGTGAGCGCGACCGATGGCTGTTATTATGTTtatttggttggttttgttttcccagcgCATAGAATTAGATTAAGACGCCTTTCCAAGACTCTCCACCGTAAAGGAAAAGAGGAATAGATGGGGCAGGAGGGTTGAGGGAGGGCCAGACCGGAAAAGATAACGCCAGCGAACGGCGACGCGGTACGATGGTGGCGAAGGCGCCAACAGGCCCACAACGGTTAGGCAATCTGTTGCTGGTGGCTTCTGTTTGCTTTGCCGCATCGTGACGTCCGATTTCCGGCCCGTGTAGGCTGGTATATTTTGCGGAAACATTGTTGATTCaattttgcttttcaaaaGGCAACGGTTTGCGGCAGGCATGCATATAGAAATGCGCTACAGTACAACCGAATTTATTCAGCCGGGTTCGTTCGTGCAATCGAATGAAAGTTTTCATTGCTTGCGTTGTAAGAATCATTTGTTAAATAGTGTTACAGTACATAAGAAAATTAAAGTGTGAATGTTTATACTTTcacaaaaatatacaaactttaaaaaagggTATACGATTGCAGTAAAGAAAAAGACGTACCACGTTCAGACCAATTATCATTTCAGGACCACATAGTACATCAGACTTGAATTGACGAAGTTGTACTGCATTTCTAGCCGAGACTTTGTTGTAAGTGAGGCAATTGGGGTGAATATTTTTGGACTTTAAAAATATGTCTGCTGGTCtaaaggaaaaccaaacaaactcgTCAATCATGGGAGGCGTTTCATGCTGTCGCAGTCCGCTTCCTCCGTCATCATCCGAACGAGAGTGGTGCCTTTGCTGCGATTAGTCACAGGTGTACCGCATCAAAACCGTGTCGGCCTGCAGCTGAATTGTAACCTGTTGTTATAACAACTAGCAAACGTCAAGCTACGAGGCCGTTCAGCAACGTCGCTAAGTGGTCCGTGGAGTGTTTGGCCACCGGTTTCGCCAAACAATCCTGAGTCAGAGCATGCGATTCCGATGGCGGTTGGTTCCTGCCTTCGACGTGTGTTGTGCACATTACAGCACGTTCCGCTGGCagaatgcaaacaaatagTATGGAGATCGAATAATGGCTTGCAACCACCTGTGTGCACCGTCCACTCTCGCCGCACATCTCCCAACTACGATGCACAATAGCCTGGAGCATGGCGTACCGGAAGGTAGCGATTAGAACAGAGACTAATCCGACCTAGCGAATGATTTGGATAGGGAGGGTGAGGTGGGCTGGATGCTGGCGACGAATTACCGATGGAATCCTGTCTcgatggtttatttattttgttgtgtaTAGATTGTTGCAATCAAGGGATGGATAGAGAGGGTAACGAGGTAGGCAATAGAAACGGGGAAGGTATATCGTTTTGCGGCCGCGCAGACACTGCGCAAACACAAGCATAACAATCGTTGGACGTAGTACGGTGGTATTGGGGCTAGTAGCAATAGAGTACTAGCGTAGTAAATAGTAGTAGCAATAGTAGTAGTTATAGTAATCGTAGCAATTGTTCATGCCTGACAGTCGGTACCGCAGGGATAATGGGAACGGCTGGGAAATGGTGTAGTTCAAAccacttgatttttttttctatccgattcttttcttggttttgaagCATAAGATAGCGGGAAGGTCACCACAACTTTTGGTGTGGGTGTGGCAGGAGATGAAGAGACAAAGAGATGGATAAGTAGAGATACCGAGCGGGGTGCAAGGAAAGTGAGATAGGACACATCTATTACCTTCAATCAACATGCGAAGGTTTCGTGGGCTGGCGTCCGTGCGCCAAACCGAGCACCGCGGTCTGGGATCCGGTAGActgtcgacgacgacgacgacggcgggaCGGCGCTCAACCGCCCGGGGTTGCACtggctggtggtgatggtgatggagaCGGTGGCCGTGGTAGCGGTAATGACGGCGATGCAGGGCCAACGTTTCGCTCTTCATCGGAGCACTTTAACGGGATTCGCCTCGATTGAAGTAGGCCGTAATCGACCTCGGCGGTACGGGATAGTCCCACCGTTGCTCTCGCTGGATGTCGCtgtcgatgacgatgatgattgtGATGATGTTGGCTGGCCGAATGATGACGACGGTCGAGGTGACGGTGGTTGCAGGGTTGGTTGGTCGGTTGGTAGTAGAAGCAACAAATGATTACCTTGGGACACTCTATTCGCTTTTCGTTGCTAGGGCTCGTCCCTCTCGCCTGGCCACTGTTCACATCTTCACGCTACACAGTCCGCTAGTAGCCACACAAAGTCACACCGTGCACTGTTCGTTCATCGAAATACCtgttgtttttcgcttttcctgTTGTTGAACGTCCTTTCGCCGTTTAGACAAcactttgtttttccaccagcacGCCTAGCACGGGTCAGGTAATCGGCCAG
This region of Anopheles coustani chromosome X, idAnoCousDA_361_x.2, whole genome shotgun sequence genomic DNA includes:
- the LOC131269746 gene encoding adenylate cyclase type 9, encoding MSDAGSNYRTSTSFTTMPPVLTESQKGSVEDIQISLAPYIQSYLSQTGRRHSCCSVMLPVAFERAAPRSWFDPRFDSPVLEGQYQASVFPQLRLKFRFALFYILLCSLVWLLYFLLDGGPTSFTLLTVAIGVIFLFALAGLWLTGTDLYRAHTNLISSFCAVLLCMFSLFLLLLTREALSPLGHFSICIEIVMLIYTIIPLPLWLCCTITMTYSVCFEVLSFLHQTHYDYNSRPNGSPLLGSAAQTAARLTTDTFVYKIMLIRVLIQLCVHLIGIQILIMTVVRMRGTFMKVGQNLLVRRQLEMEKQLKEKMIHSMMPPKVADLLLKESGSVPKGGGTSFDQPYSAAAAAARRTTPSDLKSLFRPFHMNRMENVSILFADIVGFTRMSSTKTAEQLVEILNDLFERFDDLCLMNGCEKISTLGDCYYCVSGCPEPRPDHAICCVEMGLGMIESIRVFDAQRHEGIKMRVGVHTGTVLCGIVGTKRVKFDVWSNDVTLANRMESSGKPDQVHVSEETCGFLGDSYFIEEGEEVDGHRTYFVLGKKADLIGSVTEGLSSIGLPTDMNLLAASPIDEPPYPSSEEHQDSSCLSRSATNLSAIQPAVPPASPAGPIFFSSLHASPVSTPRPRIASLSKMTKFIKSAVKGDGTRLLNHARGSGGAVEKPKIIISAKSISNGFDSDDEMGENGPVSSAATSATDRFHQWRVGRLLKRSEPAVAPNGSTPETAEGGRICDSTSKSCDEGGGVPCGGEQCYQHVPIVIVTPRPSCYTLDVSNGSASATTGATCSSGSISRGGGGAKAACQGQDLTHASQSSMFDEIIDVRSYISQSRSDISPFARTGSYRSQQADRSSIIHELAAGSAGGTLGRPRSSTITNAPHTYAACNADHQQQHVRHGSVVVCPSARLLGADGASLSPSATSRKDSGIRSNSRRSSIQHQLMLMSQTVGLSVHRVSGYFTSSQSSLSAGPMASAAECPGAAGTATSTLKPNGNLQFGDKQQCGPHPDPLAACLQQLRKQSDLQLIRCVRDNARSQRSYLVKPPLLPLSLRFKSRPMEKEFRSKAHRFAGDTASELEDGGPPTLATPKYNTYIDLLVSFVVYLATSTSLFLLSPSVYLESYKVWVCIFVFFSTVQLFALFICTKQVCRRAQRSAKPSVRRARPLATRSCYDCLLQLASAWYPWHLCGGILMSLPVVSILSNFAMMDVTKFRVFEFHYGFLMYICIVHFCNFTQLNWWMRNCMALITSAAFVGIAVGHMVELQALEVATAALEVAANASAAAGTPLLLGDAVLLPQGSKMLHRAQFDWFNNYRIEIYVDLFLLLVLVWFLNREFEIGYRLSFHGSAVANQDKIRVQNMKNQADMLLHNIIPKHVAEQLKNTAKYSENHHNIGIIFASIVNFNEMYDESYLGGKEYLRVLNELIGDFDELLARPEFRCVEKIKTIGSTFMAASGLDPSSRGENYEHLYTLLDFALAMQQVVESFNRDLLEFNLIMRVGYNFGDVTAGVIGTSKLYYDIWGDAVNVASRMDSTGVAGRIQVGSDCIPVLGERYDFEPRGSVYVKGKDHMEVYLLVSKKPDLLGPPELDIDPV